One Capsicum annuum cultivar UCD-10X-F1 chromosome 2, UCD10Xv1.1, whole genome shotgun sequence genomic window carries:
- the LOC107861467 gene encoding mitochondrial outer membrane protein porin of 34 kDa, which translates to MLSRSIIYLSNSDIEKRKRFKANHCSLLLKVFYCPSQLEVQYLYDYAATSTEIGLNANPIVNFSGVVGTDVLSLGTNVSFDTNLGTFSKCNAGLSFTYNNGLVTSFNLNNKGDTLSTSYYCALSRVNDTAVGMEMTHSCSTNEDTFTIGIKHQLNELSTVKASLNSFGKVTTLFQLEWSPNSLFALSGEIDTKAVNKGGKYGLAVDLKL; encoded by the exons ATGTTAAGCAGATCTATCATTTATTTGTCAAATAGTGACATTGAAAAACGAAAACGTTTCAAAGCAAATCACTGCTCCTTGTTACTTAAAGTTTTCTATTGTCCATCACAGTTGGAGGTTCAATATTTATATGACTATGCTGCAACAAGCACCGAAATTGGATTGAATGCAAACCCCATTGTTAACTTCTCTGGTGTAGTGGGAACTGATGTTCTGTCTCTTGGAACTAATGTGTCCTTTGACACCAATTTGGGAACATTCTCTAAGTGCAATGCTGGCTTGAGTTTCACATATAATAATGGCCTTGTTACTTCTTTCAATCT GAATAACAAGGGAGACACTCTGAGTACATCATACTACTGCGCACTCAGCCGCGTGAATGATACTGCTGTTGGCATGGAGATGACCCATAGCTGCTCTACCAATGAGGACACCTTTACTATTGGCATTAAGCATCAGTTGAATGAACTGAGCACTGTGAAGGCGAGTCTAAACAGTTTTGGCAAGGTAACTACACTGTTCCAACTTGAGTGGAGTCCAAATTCTCTTTTCGCCCTTTCGGGTGAAATTGACACCAAAGCTGTTAACAAAGGGGGAAAATATGGATTGGCTGTTGATCTTAAGCTATAG